TGACGACTGCCAACGTCCGCATTTCTGCCCTCGAAGGCGGCACAGCATCTCCTCGCGAACTCCAAAACCCGCGTCCATCGCGCTGTAGCGCAACGGCGTGACCCCGTGCCCTCTCTTCTTCACCGTCCCGACGGCCTTAGAGAAAACTTTGAGGCAGGCAGGCCAGGCGGGGACAAAGAGACGGCGGAGGAGGCGGCCAGGCCAGATCGGACCGAGGGACTATGGCCATGGCGACGGCGAggtggtgggcggcggcggggtcGCGCTTTGACTTCCTCCCATCTCCATCTATTCTCTAGAATGTTCACCCCCGCCTGCTTTTGCTAGCTAAGCTTACTATTCAGAAATGCAAGTGCACGAGGACACGAGGTGTAGCTTGCACACGTCACTAAGACCCTCTTCAGCGCAGGGGTGACGGGCGACGGCTGCGAGAGCTCCCCGCTCGTTAAGTCCGAGTGGAGGGCGCGCGCGGGCGGCAGAGCCCGAGAGGCGATTGGGAACAACGGGCCTCCCGCAAAGCGAACCCTGGAATCTCGGGCCGTGCACTATTAGGTTCACGGGAGTCTTTCGGGCCTGTATAGTGAATCAGCAGAGCTCTGGGCCTGCGTTGTTCTGGGCCGCAGCGAGGCCCATATCCCACCATTTTTTTACCTACAATTTGCTTCAAAAAGTAACaatctgatgatgatgatctgaacTGGACATGAATCAACATGGCACTATGCAAGTTTCAGTACACCAGTGACAGCAATGTTTTAAAACAATGCAAATCAAGAATTAGTACTGAACCAGAACGCTGCACCAGCGTCATCTAAATGTTAAATACTGCACAGACAAGAAACGACAGCAAAGAAAAATTTCTCAAAGCTCTTTGTATTACCTACCTGTGTAAGAATTGACACCGATCAAATCAATGGAGACGACCCCCGATACAGAGACCACTCTACCACAAATCACACTAGATGTACACACCGCCAATTTTTTTTACAGAACATACGGACATGGTGGGGGAAAATTGCAGCTATCGACCCTCCAGGGAAGTTGCCTTCTCAGTCTAACTCTGCTATGTAGTTGGGCAGCTCACCCTGGCAGAGGTACTCGTCACAGTGCGACGCTGATCCCCAGCCCCTCCGCAACCGGAAGATGTCCTCCGTGAAGGTGGACCCTGATGATCCTATGAATACGTTTGATAGTGCACAGATCGTCTTGTCAAGCATCGCGTCAACCTGAATAAGCATTACAGAAGCGCATTGTTGTTTAGTAAAATTGTCACACTCAAGATGAGAAAAACTACAAAAGACCATATATGTACCTGAGTATCTCCACCCATGTGGTTTCTGTGTAGCAAGGCATCCCATTTCTCAGAGCTGTCGTGCTCTGGCCTCTCCACAAGAGGGACTTGTCTGTCGTTGAATACAACCAAGGACTGCAGAAGATTTGTTTCGCTCTCAGCAGCATCGGTAGATAAATATATCACAGGTGCATTAGCCTTCTCAACGATTCGCAGAATGCATTCTGCCGCCTGAGGGATGGGGAAGAAGCAGCTCTCTTTCTTCACATTACTACAGGAACATCAAGAGAAAATTAGTCAAATGTCCCACAGTAATATTATCAACAGGGTTAACTGCAAATGATGCACAGACCACAAAGACTTAACTAGCAATAGCACTACACATTCCCCAGAGTATGTGCTAAATGTCGTGTCCAACCAAGCTAATATCCAAATACcaacaatatttttttttatgTGTACTGGGTACTAGTATCATACCATTTTAGACATAGAATTCAGTACACAGGCAACTAATTGTAGCACAAAACTTAAGTCCCCAACAACTGTCACCACAAGCAACAGCAAATAACATAATGAATGAGATATCTTTAAGGCACAGATCATTAATCtatctatatatttatatattccaaCAAATGGGGAAAAATCATTGCATGTTCATATCCAACTAAACTGTATCACCATATAAAGTCCCCAGATTCAGTGCTAAATATCATGCCCAGCTCCAACAAGCTATATTCAAATACCAACAAGATCACTTTGTAGTTGTGATGGTCAGATTTCTAGAGTGGATGGCCAGATTAAAAAAGGTCTCATTTCTATCATAATTTTGGTGGATTGGTCAATCTGGAATCATCGCAATCGCTGCGTGTTTGATGGGATTACCCCCAACCTGAATGGTGTTCTGTTGATCATTAGAGAGGAGTTACTTCTATGGAGTCTGGCTGGGGCTAGAGGAATTTCTCATCTCCTCACTCTAGTGCCAAGTGCAAACTAGGGCTCTCTTTCTTGGTCGAGGTCAAGTCTTTTTTGTAATAGGCGAGCAATGGTTTTTTGAGTGAGGTGCGGTGTGTGTTGTTATTGTTTGGGTTTTGGGGTTTTAtacccctttttcttcttcttaatataCAATGATACGctgctctcctgcgtgttcgagaaaaaaaacttTGTAGTTGTGATGTACCAGGTACTAGATTCATGCAGTTGCATTCGTATAGCCTATACACTGCTAGCTAATTATAGCACAATCTTAAGCACCTAATAACTGTGTCAGTAAATAACATTTAAGGCATAGCTGATAGATCTGTATATCTAACATAGCAAGGAAAAAATAATAGCATATTCAATTCACACCACTCAACCTGATGTAAATAGCCCAATAGAATTAGAAATAAGATTTTCTTAGCTTTTGATAAAGCAAATAAAGATGTTTAATAGATTATGAAACTATGAGCCACAGAACTAAAGAAGACAGCCTGATTCAGTGATCAGTATCGTCTGTATCGAATAAGCTTGATTGGCATGCAAGGTCAGTTAAAATTTATTTATGAAATAATTTGACAAACAAGAGATTTAAACATACTGACATGTCCAGCAATGCATGACTATTGTGTGTAACTATAGCTATTGAAATTTGTTTCTTCTTGAGTCACTCTAAGCCATTGATTGCTGAGTTGGTCTAGTCAAATTTTATTATCATTGGAAACAAAGTGCAGCAACCATTCAAAATTGGGCAGTTATGTTGCTGAGTTTCCTTTTATGGTCAagacatgtgatgatgtaaaacCCAAGCCGAGCTGCTTGTGAGCTTTGTCGACCCCTTGTGACAAGCTAAAGGTAACTAATAGATGTTTCCATAATGTTATTGAGTTTTTGGAATATTGTTATAAATTGTTGAATATAGCACCACTCTGTTGTCAGACACAAGCCATTAGCATCAAGATCAGTTGGTCAGAAATGTTCAACCACAATATGAGCGTTAAAGGACCCCCATCAAAGCAAAAAGGACAAAAAACGCTGAGATTAGTTCAGGCATCATGACAGTACACAACTACACATAGTTCCAAGGGTCAAACTAGTGCAATGAATGCATATTGATATAACAAATGCCTTGAGACTTCTCAGCAACTGCACATTATGTAGAATTATCCAAGAAAACAAAGTCAACTTAAAAGACTAACAAGGATAGTGTTTCAATGCGATAGTCAATACTAGAGCAGATACCATCACTCAACATCACCGAGAATAATTAATGAAAGTAAGCTATGGAATATACTACTCTAGAGGTGGGGACCTTTGTCCCATTATCCAAAAAAAAAACTACCATATATTGGTATTGTAAATTCATTATTAAGCAGGCACTTCATTGAATAGCTTTATTAACCAAGAACAAaatagtttgatcaaccatgcaGATGTCAGATGCTGACTTGCAGTATAAAAATTTTCCTAGATATGAGAGAAGCATCTAGAACCAAGTCCAACCATTCTTTGTCAGAACAAGTGCCATGTGCATCACAGAAGGGAAGACCAATTGCACTGTACAAAGGAACAGAAATCATGGAATAACTAAAAGAGGATATGATTGTGACTAGCCTAGAATTCCCAAGATGTACAAAGGATGAAGCCATCTACTAGAAGAGCCTATCAAGCATAACCTTATAAAAAGTAAATGCAGCCACTATAATATGTTTGTCTCACAAAATTCACAAATAGATAATGTTCAGCAGGTTAAAAGATCTTGTGTATCTCACCAGAATTTAAGGAATCCGTGCCGTCGAAAATGCAAAGCAATATAGTTTCCTCCCAAGAAAGTCTGGACGAAGCGTTGAGCAGTGAGCAGAATGAGCCTACTTGGTTGAATCAAAGTCTTGCACTTGTGAGCCAATGGACCACCAGGTTGATTCAGCCACTCATCCTCCACATCGGCATAGAACATGTCGCCAATGGCAAGGACCTCAGCCTCTGTCGAAAACTTTGGTGCAATATCCCCAACAAATCTCTTCTTTGGCTCCTTCAGCTTCGCATCCTCTGGCCAAGCTGCCTCAATCTTGCCCAGAGAAATACCCAGTCCTTTCAGCTTCTTAATATGGTCCTCATCAAGGAAACATGGAGGCGAGGCTGCGTAGCATATGAACTGATCGATGGCcactttcttcctcttctccacAAACTCCTCATAGGTGATCACAATCTTCCTCCCAATGCAATCATTAATGTGGTTGATATCAAGCACCCGATCGTACTGGTAATCCACCTTCTGGCTGGGCACCACCAGGGTACGGCCAAGAAGCGCTGCCATGAACATGTGCTTCTCCAAGCAAATCAAGTGGTTGGACATTTGCCCGGAGATGCAGATGGCTAAGAGGAACCGGTCTTTCTTGGGGTTCCACTCAATGGTCCGCCGGTTGGCCGGCAATTCCCTCTTCCTGCACCCGGCGAAAGGGAGATCGAGATCCAGGCCGTCGTCGGTCGCATTGCCGGACCCGGAGCGGTGCGAGGAGAGGAGCGCCGCTTGGATCTCGCGGTTGATCTTGATCTGGCTCTCGAGCGCGGACTGGAGATCGGAGAGCGAGATGGGCGCGGGGGCAGAGCCGTTGGTGGGGGCGGCGGTGCGGTTGAAGAGGCTGAGGAGGCCGGAGCGCTGGGAGCGGAGGAGGTAGAGCGCGTGCAGCTCGGCCTCGCGCATGCGAGAGGCCGCGGGGTCGGCGGCGGGTGCGGCGGAGGGGAGGCGGATGGAGGCCGGCAGGCGGAGGGAGGACGCGCCCCCGAAGGAGACGAAGAGGATTAGGAAGAGGAGCGGGAGGGAGACGAAGAGCACGAGGTAGCGGCGGGACCAGAGGACGCGCCCgagggaggcggcggaggaggggaGCGCCGGGCGGAGCGCGGCGACGCTGAACGAGGAGGGCGGCGAGCGGGAGCGGGCTGAGGGGGATGTGGGCTTGGCGTGGTTCTGCGGTACGAGGGTCTCgaggtcgtcgtcctcgtcggagACGGAAGGGCCGCGGTCCATGGCGGCGGAGGGGAGTGTCGGTGGGCAGTGAGCAGCGCGGGAGGGGCCGAGGAGACGTGTAGTGACAAGTGAGGTGGTGACTGGTGAGGGAAAACGGGTGGGAAGGACGGAGGGTGGATGATGGTGACAGTTGAACCAAACGGTGGCATACAGCTGGGCCAGGCCGCTCGGATGCATGCGCTCGCGTTTGGTTGGCTGGACGGATCATTGGGCCAGGTTCACACGCTACTCAAAGCATGAAAGATGCTGTATCCAGAGAAACGCCAGAATTGGTCGCATcgtgagccaggctcgcgctgtgCAAGATTAGCATAGCTAATGACGTTATTAGCACATAATTAGTGAATATTAAGTGATTTCAAATCAAATTAAGATTGGATTAggtaaattaaaatttattatgGCATAATACCATAAGTAATTAAcattttagtatttattttgACATATTTGTGTTACATGATTTTGTACTCATGCAGGCAACCAAACAACTTCTGTTCCGAACCAGGCTACATGCATACAAAGAACCAAACATAAGAGCCTGCATGCGATCAGCCTGGCTAGGGTGAGCCAGGCCCATGGATATGGACCAGGCTAGCTACATGCCACCAACAAAACAGGCTCCTAGTGTTTGCTACCTACAGCGTACTTACTCCTTTAATACCAATCTACCATACCATCTTGTTGTCTCTAACCACTCAAATTATGCCCTGCGTTTTCCAACTGAAATTTCAGTTTACTCAGGCTCAGTTTCATTTGACATTGAATTGGACTGACGCTGATGAGGTTATTACCCTTACCCTGAATGGCTGAATCGAGGCTTTTTTTTGTTAGTTGTCAGAGTTGATATATGAAGATCCAACAGCGTGAGCTCATTCCAAAAGGATACGGTGAACATAAATGGTGTCTTATTATTCTTCTACTAATTGAACATTAATGTTCTAGTTACTTACAAAACTCAAACTTTCATGGTCGTTGTATAATCGGAATGGTCCATGCACTAGAGTGCACTTGGGGTTTTAGGCAACAAGAAAAAGCTGTTGTTGCAGCAAACGTTAGCTGTACCTGCAATATTTCACAGAGAGAGAAAAGCGCATCTGCTGCACCGGCAGCCGCTGTAAGCTCAACGAACACCCCCAAATATCCTCatgtaagggggtgtttggttctttagtcgttcctaaaatttatgtcacatcgaatgtttagatactaacaagaaacattaaatatagattaattataaaaccaattacatagatggaggctaatttcccagatgaatttttaagtctaattaatctgtcattagcacatatttaccgtagcaccacgttgtcagatcatggactaattagatttaaaagattcgtcttgcaaattagtcgcaagttatgcaattagtttcgtaattaatctatatttaatactccatgcatatgtccaaatattcgatgtgacagaaattttagtaGTTACTAcaggaaccaaacagcccctaagACTATCTTCAACAACATCACCTAAAACATAAGATATATTCCACGTTTAGGTAGCGCTACAGGTAAAGGGTTCAATAcatattttttgtcttctccaacaacgtGACCCAAAAAAAAACGTTTTCTGTAAATGAGTCTCCAGGAGAGagaatactcatatttgggttgtgcctctgctGTACCTAAAATAGGTCTCGCATATAGGCATTCTGTTGGCGTATATATTAAGGGCAGTCGTAACGCAAGAATTTGGTGCTGATACAAGCCAAGTTGGCCGTCCAAGCAGATCGAGTTACTGAATTGGCCCGTCCCATTATGTAAGCAGAAGTGCAGTCAGTTAGCGACGGTGATCTCACAGCCTCCTCCAGCAAGCGAGGAGGCGTTTGTGCGACCGTGAGATGAGGCGCTGATGATACTTTTGATAGAGAGATACATTTACAGTACCATTTCTTCTTCTGTCACCCACTCCCACTAGGCAGTTCCCTGTTGTATTTCTTCAGGCCGGGAGTTGTTACTGAGCCAAACTAGCATACTCCGGAAAGTCAAAACACTGCCAAAATTGCACTGAGTTTTTCCCATCTCTTCGAATCTTAAGCTCAGCGGTGGGCAATAGGAGAAGTGAACAGTTTGGAGGCCCGCAGCAAGTTCCAACTGCAATAGTTGCTTTTTGGTTTGTGAGGAGATTTGtgaggcagcaggcagcagctaCTGTCAGTTATATAAGCACTCGTGTGGGGTATATAAGATGAGATATCATCTAAGAGTCGATACGTGAGTCGATCTTATTATTGGAGGTAAACGTCTTTTATTGTTTCGTTTGTCACAGGTGGGACTGTGGGAGTATCCATTTTTGCGTATACTTTTCTGGTTACTGTAATATATATAATGGCATCAAAGTTAACCACGTAATCAATATGATCATCCACAGTGAAAATGATGGTAACTAAAAACTGAAACAAAAGCACaggcatatcatatcatcatataTCGAAGCAACGTCGGAAACGGAGAATAATTCAAGCACCTACTTAGCACAAGAAAGTGACGCAGCTGTACTACGTGGGCGTGCGCACCTTTCAAAGATGAGGGCGAGCggcgcgatggcggcggcggcggcggcggcaacgagGTTACGGTAGACGACCGAGGAAGACGAAGGGGCGCGTGCCAGCGTTGAGTGCTATCTTGGAGATGAACAGCGTCACCATCGTGAACACCTGCACTAGAATCATGCCCAGTGGCAGCATCTATCGCCGTCTCGAATGACCACGATGACAACGCCTTGCTGATCATCATCGCTCTAGTTGGCTTCTTCACGGCGTCCTCCTCCGCTGTTAGCTCCAAGGCGACGAAGACGAAGGGCCTCTGATCGAAAACGAGGCGTGTCTATAAAAAATCGTTTCTGTGTGTAGTGTCTCTTCCTAGCTTCGTCGACTCGCCCCCAAGGGGAAGAAGCAATGCAAGGGAAGAGGACGAGCCCCGCGTGTTGTATAGTATACTTATATAGGAAGAGGAGAGCGCATGCGTGAGACGAGTTGAGCAGGGGAGATGGGAATGGTAATGCCTAGTCCAATAGCGCGTCCCTTTTTTTTTTATTATGCTGCCTGCTTCCGTCCCTTCCTCTGCGCCGTCCGGATAAGGGTATGAGACGAGAGACCTCTCCCGCTCTACTCGTCCATCGTCCATGGCGTTCCCTGCTTCCTCTCCTTCCCCAAAAAcctaccgccgccacctccaccgctCAAGCCCCCACGCCAACCGGACCTCCCTTGCCACTGCTCCTGCTCCGCCACCCACCCGCTAACAGCAC
Above is a genomic segment from Miscanthus floridulus cultivar M001 chromosome 3, ASM1932011v1, whole genome shotgun sequence containing:
- the LOC136547095 gene encoding O-fucosyltransferase 36-like encodes the protein MDRGPSVSDEDDDLETLVPQNHAKPTSPSARSRSPPSSFSVAALRPALPSSAASLGRVLWSRRYLVLFVSLPLLFLILFVSFGGASSLRLPASIRLPSAAPAADPAASRMREAELHALYLLRSQRSGLLSLFNRTAAPTNGSAPAPISLSDLQSALESQIKINREIQAALLSSHRSGSGNATDDGLDLDLPFAGCRKRELPANRRTIEWNPKKDRFLLAICISGQMSNHLICLEKHMFMAALLGRTLVVPSQKVDYQYDRVLDINHINDCIGRKIVITYEEFVEKRKKVAIDQFICYAASPPCFLDEDHIKKLKGLGISLGKIEAAWPEDAKLKEPKKRFVGDIAPKFSTEAEVLAIGDMFYADVEDEWLNQPGGPLAHKCKTLIQPSRLILLTAQRFVQTFLGGNYIALHFRRHGFLKFCNVKKESCFFPIPQAAECILRIVEKANAPVIYLSTDAAESETNLLQSLVVFNDRQVPLVERPEHDSSEKWDALLHRNHMGGDTQVDAMLDKTICALSNVFIGSSGSTFTEDIFRLRRGWGSASHCDEYLCQGELPNYIAELD